The following coding sequences are from one Planctomicrobium piriforme window:
- a CDS encoding preprotein translocase subunit SecA, producing MWGQLSRWRRMAQDILNRRQELTSLSSAELLRRGRELRWRASSDDQLRGLLPEAYALGVEAATRALGMTHFPVQIMGAIALFEGNVAEMQTGEGKTLTATLPVILRAMAGKGVHVVTSNDYLAGRDAETMGKVYKLLGQTTGCVQPSMEDGDRRVSYGHDVTYGTASEMGFDFLRDRLKRGANVGDEPTRQLFAGATGGEAPVQRGHYFALIDEADSILIDEARTPLIIGVMQQNRDAMVSLYRWCVGATRQLQPNRDYLFDQQKRQIHLTEEGCRRVVLLPKPLLLDTIDTERIYQHVEKALTAEFAFQRDRDYIVNDGEIVIVDEGTGRKMDGRKWQDGLHQAIEAKERIDVTEITGSAARVTIQSLYRHYRHLAGMTGTATQARREFKRVYGLRVCVIPTNRPCIREDRGIRVFKTQADKYAAIVQQVLVLTSQQRAILIGTPSVDASEALAAAFKKAHIHHTVLNARYHEQEADIVSLAGTPGCVTIATNMAGRGTDILLNEIVRQKGGLHVIATELHSSKRIDRQLVGRSARQGDPGSFEFYLSLEDELLRVIKPHKRQRWMQRARGNAEGELDRSWLSVLRGTQKALERLHVKQRKQLLKFERDQRKKYRRVGLDPYLELADV from the coding sequence GTGTGGGGACAACTTTCCCGCTGGCGCCGCATGGCGCAAGACATCCTCAATCGACGCCAGGAACTCACCTCACTGAGTTCCGCTGAACTGCTGCGTCGCGGGCGGGAACTGCGCTGGCGGGCCAGCTCAGACGATCAGCTCCGCGGCCTGCTCCCCGAGGCCTATGCCCTCGGCGTTGAAGCCGCCACTCGGGCACTCGGCATGACGCACTTCCCCGTCCAGATCATGGGCGCCATCGCCCTGTTCGAAGGCAACGTCGCCGAAATGCAGACCGGGGAAGGCAAGACTCTCACCGCCACCCTGCCGGTCATTCTCCGGGCCATGGCCGGGAAAGGAGTGCATGTCGTCACTTCGAACGACTATCTGGCAGGCCGCGATGCCGAAACGATGGGCAAAGTCTACAAGCTCCTGGGTCAGACCACTGGCTGCGTGCAGCCCTCGATGGAAGACGGCGACCGCCGGGTCTCCTACGGGCACGACGTCACCTACGGCACCGCCAGCGAAATGGGCTTCGACTTCCTGCGAGACCGGCTCAAACGGGGCGCCAACGTCGGTGATGAACCGACCAGGCAGCTCTTCGCCGGCGCGACCGGCGGCGAAGCTCCCGTTCAGCGCGGTCACTATTTCGCGCTGATCGACGAGGCCGATTCGATTCTCATCGACGAAGCCCGTACGCCGCTCATCATCGGAGTCATGCAGCAGAACCGCGATGCCATGGTGAGCCTGTACCGCTGGTGCGTCGGCGCCACGCGACAGTTGCAGCCCAATCGCGACTACCTGTTTGATCAGCAGAAACGCCAGATTCATCTGACCGAGGAAGGCTGCCGCCGCGTCGTCTTGCTCCCCAAACCGCTGCTGCTCGACACCATCGACACCGAGCGCATCTACCAGCATGTCGAAAAGGCCCTCACCGCCGAATTCGCCTTCCAGCGCGACCGCGACTACATCGTCAACGACGGCGAGATCGTGATTGTCGACGAAGGCACCGGCCGCAAAATGGACGGCCGCAAGTGGCAGGATGGCCTGCATCAGGCCATCGAAGCCAAAGAACGCATCGACGTCACCGAAATCACCGGTTCGGCCGCTCGGGTAACGATTCAATCCCTGTACCGGCACTACCGTCACCTGGCCGGGATGACCGGGACCGCCACTCAGGCGCGCCGCGAATTCAAACGGGTGTACGGACTTCGCGTCTGCGTCATCCCCACGAATCGCCCCTGCATCCGCGAAGACCGGGGCATCCGCGTCTTCAAAACGCAGGCGGATAAATATGCAGCCATCGTGCAACAGGTGCTGGTGCTGACGAGTCAGCAACGGGCCATTCTGATCGGAACCCCTTCTGTCGATGCCTCCGAAGCCCTCGCCGCCGCCTTCAAGAAGGCCCACATCCACCACACGGTCCTCAACGCTCGCTATCACGAGCAGGAAGCCGACATTGTGAGCCTGGCAGGCACGCCAGGCTGCGTCACGATCGCCACCAACATGGCCGGCCGCGGGACCGACATTCTGCTCAATGAAATCGTGCGCCAAAAAGGGGGCCTGCACGTCATCGCGACTGAACTGCATTCTTCCAAACGGATCGACCGGCAGTTAGTCGGTCGCTCTGCCCGTCAGGGTGATCCCGGCAGCTTCGAGTTTTATCTCTCGCTTGAAGACGAATTGCTTCGGGTCATCAAGCCCCACAAGCGGCAACGCTGGATGCAACGCGCCCGGGGCAATGCCGAGGGAGAACTCGACCGCAGTTGGCTGTCGGTTTTAAGGGGCACCCAGAAAGCCCTGGAGCGGCTGCACGTCAAACAGCGCAAGCAATTGCTGAAATTCGAACGCGACCAGCGCAAAAAATACCGCCGCGTCGGCCTCGACCCCTATCTCGAACTCGCAGACGTGTAG
- a CDS encoding SRPBCC family protein: MVLWTQVGTDMATYEYETRLNCSVDGLFDFLSRPGNVSKVTSPNLGITFHSAPEVVHEGARLDFQVITFGQIIKSSHQILEFERPRLVVERQIAGPMKSWLHRHEYEAVPEGVLKRDIVEFQLPGGLIGLLLSESKICSHLEDGFYYREQRLQELIASGELR; the protein is encoded by the coding sequence TTGGTTCTCTGGACTCAAGTCGGCACGGATATGGCGACCTACGAATACGAAACGCGGCTGAACTGCTCGGTGGACGGGCTGTTTGATTTTCTCAGCCGGCCTGGCAATGTCTCGAAAGTGACCAGTCCTAACCTGGGAATCACGTTTCACTCCGCGCCGGAAGTTGTTCACGAAGGGGCACGGCTCGATTTTCAGGTGATCACATTCGGGCAGATCATCAAGTCCTCACACCAGATTCTGGAATTCGAACGCCCGAGACTGGTCGTCGAACGTCAGATCGCCGGCCCGATGAAGTCGTGGCTGCACCGGCACGAATACGAAGCGGTGCCCGAAGGGGTGCTGAAGCGGGATATCGTCGAGTTCCAGTTACCTGGCGGGCTGATCGGCCTGCTGCTCAGCGAATCGAAGATCTGCAGCCATCTCGAAGACGGCTTTTACTATCGGGAGCAGCGGCTGCAGGAGTTGATTGCGAGCGGGGAACTGAGGTAA
- a CDS encoding alpha/beta hydrolase — translation MNPIVRYCGVVLACLACTPWAAAQTEGRHEVLRAADGYPIHVTYYPFKESKENAGATAQNAPVVILLHGAGENRLLWDKSSGPRDQDPFPILLQKRGYAVVSVDLRKHGESVVNNGDDPLHPNDYQAMVGGDLVAVKDFLFVEHQAQRLNVQKLGIVAVGLSAPIAASFAEYDWSREPYDDAPVAENRTPRGQDVKALILISPDGTAGRIKAATALKQLKAMTPNIALEVIVGAQDSADKRQAETVYQAYAPSARAAKENTKTEYLTPDLKDRGMALLRQGTVYAYAFKFLETNLKGLNIPWQDRRSLLER, via the coding sequence ATGAATCCGATCGTCCGCTACTGCGGTGTTGTGCTGGCGTGCCTCGCCTGCACCCCCTGGGCCGCCGCACAAACCGAAGGCCGCCACGAAGTCCTTCGTGCTGCTGATGGCTACCCGATTCATGTCACTTACTATCCCTTCAAGGAAAGCAAGGAAAACGCCGGAGCCACCGCTCAAAACGCACCGGTCGTGATCCTCCTGCATGGCGCCGGCGAGAATCGCCTGCTCTGGGATAAAAGTTCAGGCCCCCGCGATCAGGATCCGTTTCCGATCCTCCTCCAGAAACGCGGCTACGCCGTCGTCAGCGTCGACCTCCGCAAACACGGCGAAAGCGTCGTCAACAACGGCGATGACCCGCTGCATCCCAACGATTATCAGGCCATGGTCGGCGGCGACCTGGTCGCCGTGAAGGATTTTCTGTTCGTCGAGCATCAGGCCCAGAGACTGAACGTGCAAAAGCTGGGAATCGTCGCTGTCGGCCTCTCGGCTCCTATTGCCGCCTCCTTCGCCGAATATGACTGGAGCCGTGAGCCCTACGACGACGCACCCGTCGCCGAAAACCGCACTCCGCGAGGGCAGGATGTGAAAGCCCTGATCCTCATCTCACCCGATGGCACAGCTGGCCGCATTAAAGCAGCCACGGCCCTCAAGCAATTAAAGGCGATGACCCCCAATATCGCACTTGAAGTCATTGTCGGAGCCCAGGACTCGGCCGACAAACGGCAGGCCGAGACGGTTTATCAGGCCTACGCCCCCTCGGCCCGCGCAGCCAAGGAAAACACCAAGACAGAATACCTCACGCCTGACCTCAAGGACCGCGGCATGGCCCTGTTGCGACAGGGGACCGTCTATGCCTACGCGTTCAAGTTTCTCGAAACCAATCTCAAGGGACTCAACATTCCCTGGCAGGATCGGCGCAGCCTTCTGGAACGGTAA
- a CDS encoding adenylate kinase family protein produces the protein MAPPAPLAAKRTGLKPRYPYPAALIFGVPGAGKGTQGEILTRIPGFFHLSSGVIFRKLDNHSQEGQIVKMYSAKGELAPDDVTVRVFLNWLEAQRAADRFRPREHLLLLDGIPRNIHQCQMLEEFIDVKALIHLTCHDEEAMIERIRRRAALENRIDDASDTVTRRRFEVYRQETEPVLDFYPKEVVKNIESTGIHAEVLLECLNYLVPVLKENFPRD, from the coding sequence ATGGCCCCTCCTGCTCCTCTCGCCGCGAAACGCACCGGTCTCAAGCCGCGGTATCCGTACCCCGCAGCACTCATCTTTGGCGTTCCCGGCGCCGGCAAAGGCACCCAGGGGGAAATCCTCACCCGCATTCCCGGCTTTTTCCATTTGTCCAGCGGCGTGATCTTCCGCAAGCTCGACAACCACAGCCAGGAAGGCCAGATCGTCAAGATGTATAGCGCCAAAGGAGAGCTCGCGCCGGATGACGTCACCGTCCGCGTCTTCCTCAACTGGCTGGAAGCCCAACGGGCCGCCGACCGCTTCCGCCCCCGCGAACACCTGCTGCTCCTCGACGGCATCCCGCGCAACATCCACCAGTGCCAGATGCTCGAGGAATTCATCGATGTCAAAGCGTTGATTCACCTGACCTGTCACGATGAAGAAGCCATGATCGAGCGCATCCGCCGTCGGGCCGCTCTCGAAAACCGCATCGACGACGCCAGCGATACCGTCACCCGCCGCCGGTTCGAAGTCTACCGTCAGGAAACCGAACCCGTGCTCGACTTCTACCCCAAGGAAGTCGTCAAGAACATCGAATCGACCGGAATCCACGCCGAAGTGCTGCTGGAATGCCTCAATTACCTGGTGCCGGTTCTCAAGGAGAACTTTCCTCGCGACTGA
- a CDS encoding rhomboid family intramembrane serine protease: MIIPISTDAPIYHRPYGTVGLIVLNVAVFSLLLAQPEQFDHLALSYGHGLTPFTWLTSNFVHGGWLHLIGNMIFLWGFGLIVEGKLGWQRFLLVFLAIGMIECAVEQLIFWRSSGASCGASAAIFGLMAICLLWAPRNELTVAYWFVTRPGLLDISILWFAVLTFAKSALLFGFLPSAGNEALHLLGAAVGAVIGLALLKLRQVDCEGWDLLSVISGTVPSGEASYSWQYQADSQRRKKARAVRKKKPAASSGEIPVPASSSVDRFSELVVQDKPHAAYAELLKIRRRQPEFQPGGDELLTLARGLRKRREWASATEAYSELIQHNPRAHAARIELAEIMVLVQERPSAARKLLAECPAAELSAQQTSRVSQIQTQIDALIDNGVIEVEGRSW, encoded by the coding sequence ATGATCATTCCGATCAGCACCGACGCCCCCATCTATCACCGGCCCTACGGCACGGTCGGGCTGATCGTGCTGAACGTCGCCGTGTTCTCACTGCTGCTCGCCCAGCCTGAACAGTTCGATCATCTGGCTCTGTCCTACGGGCACGGCCTCACTCCATTCACCTGGCTGACTTCGAACTTCGTCCACGGCGGCTGGCTGCACCTGATCGGGAACATGATCTTCCTGTGGGGCTTCGGACTGATCGTCGAAGGCAAACTCGGCTGGCAACGATTTCTGCTTGTCTTCCTGGCGATCGGCATGATCGAATGCGCCGTCGAGCAGTTGATCTTCTGGCGCTCCAGCGGCGCGTCCTGCGGCGCCTCGGCCGCCATCTTCGGACTGATGGCGATCTGTCTCCTTTGGGCTCCCCGTAACGAACTGACCGTCGCCTACTGGTTTGTCACCCGACCCGGCTTGCTGGATATCTCGATTCTCTGGTTCGCGGTGCTGACGTTCGCCAAGTCCGCATTGCTGTTCGGATTTCTTCCGAGCGCCGGCAATGAAGCCCTGCACCTGCTCGGCGCGGCCGTCGGCGCCGTCATTGGCCTGGCGCTGCTCAAATTGCGTCAGGTCGACTGCGAGGGCTGGGATCTGCTCTCCGTGATCTCCGGCACGGTCCCCAGCGGCGAAGCCAGCTATTCCTGGCAATATCAGGCCGACAGCCAGCGCCGCAAAAAGGCCCGTGCTGTCCGTAAAAAGAAACCAGCCGCCTCGTCCGGTGAGATCCCCGTGCCTGCCAGCTCTTCAGTCGACCGTTTCTCCGAACTGGTCGTGCAGGACAAACCGCATGCCGCCTATGCCGAACTCCTGAAGATTCGCCGCCGTCAGCCCGAGTTTCAGCCGGGCGGGGACGAATTGCTCACCCTCGCCCGCGGCCTGCGAAAGCGTCGCGAATGGGCCTCGGCGACCGAAGCCTATTCCGAACTGATCCAGCACAATCCTCGTGCCCACGCCGCCCGCATCGAACTGGCCGAGATCATGGTCCTCGTCCAGGAACGCCCGTCGGCAGCCCGCAAGCTGCTTGCAGAGTGCCCGGCCGCGGAACTGAGTGCACAACAAACCAGTCGCGTCTCTCAAATTCAGACGCAGATCGACGCCCTGATCGACAACGGCGTGATCGAAGTCGAGGGCCGCTCGTGGTAA
- a CDS encoding M36 family metallopeptidase, which translates to MSRFQFQQTLRRLFCSSWRSRRRSRRPAQQLSRDVALLETRVLLSGTTGVDVPRGESFTYNTAGTLTPAANGDPLQIATSYLRSNYAALGLTAGDVDNLTVTSQHTEDGNTYIYLRQMYQNLQVGTADMSVTLLSDGRILAIGSQFVSGLATHVATASAALTAADAIGQAASYLGIAMAGGPQLLSNITGPTTSLTYAGADLSQNDIKTQLMYYPGDDGQIHLTWNLNVNLLDNSDWVDLFVDARTGAMIGDVSWASHDDFSGSGTGTGTASAGSSSTSSFTGPSSSLASLSGLGSYNVYGLPSKAPDDGVRAVVDNPASPTYSPYGWHDTNGVAGAEYTDTRGNNVDAHLDLTDNDSDTGLRADGGAGLNFDFPLDLLGEPWTYQSAAIVQAFYTANMAHDLFARYGFTEAAGNFQIKNYSNTGAGNDQVKLDVQDGGGYNNANFATPVDGLAPRMQMYLFLNTSPYRDGAIDNTVVLHEYGHGVTNRLTGGASNSNALDALQSGGMGEGWSDFFALMMTQKASYSKDLGYGMGTYLYGEDIHGPGVRDYPYSYNMAIDPLTLADFPSNPEVHAGGTIWSSALWDLNWLLIDKYGFDADMANGTSGNNLTMKLVMDALKIQPANPTFLDGRDAILAADLALTGGANQTDIWAAFARRGMGLSASDGGSANSTNVIAAYDVPNPVGTVSLDKSIYYAGDVVTITVNDGNVAGSTVNVTLTTNTGDLETVTLSQVDFGVYQGTISAVSSAIAKNNGKLNVQTGADIFVTYTDVSSTLTLPAVPATVYDTAAVRTNIFSVDFTDNAGKGSLEGFTLNNTPTSAGYQGGLWHISTGRRFDSGHSSTHSMYYGYNEKVNGGGKIQTASPTMGELTSPVLFIPAKATFSFNYLMERETGRVGYDKNAVMISVNNGAWQPLVENLDNTNGLFVTQTVDLGAYANRSVRFKFVFDTVDNQNNNYEGWYVDDVQVSTAVDLDDQISEASPMTFGVPILGAINNASTSDASDVDMYAISVVAGQAYGFDLDNMGAGTLDGVLRLFDASGKQLKVSNNNPAPGETLGTEPFLSYTFAESGTYYVGVSGSPNTGYNAASGGGDVAGSGGEYKLETLLLAAPVIKNVTSVVNYTELGAAVRFALNSTVTDADSTDFDGGLLQVKIAQNRESADVLSILTVGTGINKVTLNGSQVLVGGVLVGTFTGGTKNVALQVTLNANATGARTQALLRAIGYSNTSSSPGTGLRQLQVTLSDGDGTTSSPVVSTVNVTAVNDAPVLGSIGGILDYSKGFAPVMVVPTATVKDVDSSNLAGGRLTLRVTQGTKPGDLFSISAQGTGAGQISLDGTKVLFGGVNIGTVSGGTGSSALLVKFNINATAAAVQALLRRIEFGTTSLPNGWRTVQITLSDGDGAISAAVTKSIKVT; encoded by the coding sequence ATGTCCCGATTTCAGTTCCAGCAGACGTTGCGCCGCCTGTTCTGCTCGTCCTGGCGTTCTCGCCGTCGCAGCCGCCGTCCGGCGCAGCAGCTGAGTCGCGACGTGGCTCTCCTGGAAACGCGAGTGCTGCTGTCGGGAACAACAGGCGTCGACGTGCCGCGGGGCGAGAGCTTCACTTACAACACCGCCGGAACGCTGACGCCTGCGGCGAACGGCGATCCATTACAGATCGCCACGAGTTACCTGCGTTCGAACTATGCGGCGCTAGGATTGACGGCCGGCGACGTCGACAATCTGACGGTGACGTCGCAGCACACGGAAGACGGCAATACTTACATCTACCTGCGGCAGATGTATCAGAATCTGCAGGTCGGCACGGCGGATATGAGCGTGACGCTGCTCAGCGACGGTCGCATTCTGGCGATCGGCAGCCAATTCGTGTCGGGACTGGCAACGCATGTGGCGACCGCGAGTGCGGCGCTCACGGCTGCTGACGCGATTGGTCAGGCAGCCAGCTACCTGGGGATCGCCATGGCCGGCGGGCCGCAGTTGCTGAGCAATATCACGGGTCCGACAACTTCGTTGACGTATGCCGGGGCTGACCTGTCACAGAACGACATCAAGACGCAGTTGATGTACTACCCAGGGGATGACGGCCAGATTCACCTGACGTGGAACCTGAACGTCAATCTGCTGGATAACTCGGACTGGGTGGACCTGTTCGTCGATGCCCGCACGGGAGCGATGATCGGCGACGTGAGCTGGGCGAGCCACGATGATTTCTCCGGCTCCGGGACGGGAACTGGCACTGCGAGTGCGGGGAGTTCTTCAACATCGAGTTTCACCGGACCGAGTTCCTCGCTGGCGAGTCTGTCAGGGCTGGGTTCGTACAACGTATATGGCCTGCCGAGCAAGGCGCCGGATGACGGCGTGCGGGCTGTGGTCGATAATCCCGCCAGTCCAACCTATTCGCCGTACGGGTGGCACGACACGAACGGGGTTGCTGGAGCCGAGTACACGGATACGCGCGGCAACAACGTCGATGCACATCTCGATCTGACGGATAACGACAGCGATACCGGCCTCCGGGCCGATGGCGGGGCGGGTCTCAATTTCGATTTCCCACTGGATTTGCTCGGGGAACCCTGGACGTATCAGTCGGCCGCTATTGTGCAGGCGTTTTATACGGCGAACATGGCGCATGACCTTTTCGCCCGCTACGGCTTTACGGAAGCGGCCGGGAATTTTCAGATCAAGAACTACTCCAACACGGGTGCTGGGAATGACCAGGTCAAGTTGGATGTGCAAGACGGCGGGGGCTACAACAACGCCAACTTCGCAACGCCGGTGGACGGACTTGCGCCGCGGATGCAGATGTATCTGTTCCTGAATACGTCCCCGTATCGGGACGGCGCCATCGACAATACGGTGGTGCTGCATGAATACGGGCACGGCGTGACTAATCGACTCACAGGCGGAGCGAGCAATTCCAACGCTCTCGATGCCTTGCAGAGCGGCGGGATGGGCGAAGGCTGGAGCGATTTCTTCGCGCTGATGATGACGCAGAAAGCGTCATATTCGAAAGATCTCGGATACGGGATGGGGACGTATCTGTACGGTGAGGATATTCATGGCCCCGGGGTCCGCGATTATCCGTACAGCTATAACATGGCGATCGACCCGTTGACGCTGGCCGACTTCCCCAGCAACCCCGAAGTGCATGCTGGAGGAACGATCTGGTCTTCAGCGCTGTGGGATCTGAACTGGCTGCTGATTGACAAGTACGGTTTCGATGCCGACATGGCGAACGGGACGAGCGGCAATAACCTGACGATGAAGCTGGTGATGGACGCCCTGAAGATTCAGCCGGCGAATCCGACGTTTCTCGACGGCCGCGATGCAATTCTGGCGGCGGACCTGGCACTGACCGGCGGGGCCAACCAGACAGACATCTGGGCGGCATTTGCACGACGCGGAATGGGGCTGAGTGCAAGCGACGGCGGCAGCGCGAACTCGACGAACGTCATTGCTGCGTACGATGTGCCCAACCCGGTGGGAACGGTCTCGCTCGACAAGAGTATTTACTATGCGGGCGACGTGGTGACCATTACGGTGAATGACGGCAACGTGGCCGGTTCGACGGTCAATGTGACCCTGACGACCAACACGGGCGATCTGGAAACGGTCACGCTGAGCCAGGTCGATTTTGGGGTGTATCAGGGGACGATCTCGGCGGTCTCTTCGGCCATCGCCAAGAACAACGGCAAGCTGAATGTGCAGACAGGTGCGGACATCTTTGTCACCTACACGGACGTGTCGAGCACGCTGACGCTGCCGGCGGTGCCGGCTACGGTGTACGACACTGCGGCAGTGCGAACGAACATCTTCTCGGTCGACTTCACCGACAATGCGGGGAAAGGTTCACTCGAAGGATTCACGCTCAATAACACCCCGACGAGCGCTGGTTACCAGGGCGGGTTGTGGCACATTTCGACTGGTCGCCGCTTCGACAGCGGACACTCTTCGACTCATAGCATGTACTACGGCTATAACGAAAAGGTCAACGGCGGCGGGAAAATCCAGACCGCCAGTCCGACGATGGGCGAATTGACGTCGCCGGTATTGTTCATTCCCGCGAAGGCAACGTTCTCATTCAATTACTTGATGGAGCGGGAAACCGGCCGGGTCGGTTACGACAAGAACGCGGTCATGATTTCGGTCAATAACGGCGCCTGGCAGCCGCTCGTCGAAAATCTGGACAACACGAACGGCTTGTTTGTGACCCAGACGGTCGATCTGGGGGCATATGCGAACAGGTCGGTGCGCTTCAAGTTTGTGTTCGACACCGTCGACAACCAGAACAACAACTACGAAGGCTGGTATGTCGATGACGTGCAGGTGTCGACGGCAGTCGACCTGGACGACCAGATTTCGGAAGCCAGCCCGATGACGTTTGGGGTGCCGATTCTGGGGGCGATCAACAACGCTTCGACATCGGATGCGAGCGACGTCGACATGTACGCAATTTCGGTGGTCGCCGGACAGGCGTATGGCTTTGATCTCGACAACATGGGGGCGGGAACGCTGGACGGCGTGTTGCGGTTGTTTGATGCGTCGGGCAAGCAGTTGAAGGTCAGCAACAATAATCCCGCACCGGGTGAAACGTTGGGGACCGAGCCGTTCCTGTCGTATACGTTTGCCGAGTCGGGGACGTACTACGTCGGCGTGTCGGGTTCTCCCAACACGGGCTACAACGCCGCTTCGGGCGGGGGTGACGTCGCGGGTTCCGGCGGCGAGTACAAGCTGGAAACGCTGCTGCTGGCCGCGCCAGTAATCAAGAACGTGACGAGCGTCGTGAACTACACCGAGCTGGGCGCCGCGGTCCGGTTTGCCTTGAACTCCACTGTTACGGATGCGGATTCCACGGACTTCGACGGCGGACTGCTGCAGGTCAAAATTGCGCAGAACCGTGAATCAGCCGATGTGCTTTCGATCCTCACAGTCGGCACCGGGATCAACAAGGTTACGTTAAACGGCAGTCAGGTGCTGGTCGGCGGCGTGCTGGTGGGAACCTTCACGGGCGGAACAAAAAATGTCGCCCTGCAGGTGACATTGAACGCGAATGCGACTGGGGCCAGAACGCAGGCCCTGTTGCGGGCAATTGGCTACAGCAATACGTCGAGCAGTCCAGGGACAGGTTTGCGTCAGTTGCAAGTGACGTTGAGCGATGGCGACGGAACGACCAGTTCGCCTGTCGTTTCAACGGTGAACGTGACCGCCGTGAATGATGCTCCAGTGCTGGGAAGCATCGGCGGCATTCTCGATTACAGCAAGGGCTTCGCGCCGGTGATGGTCGTGCCGACCGCCACAGTCAAGGACGTCGACTCGTCGAATCTGGCCGGCGGACGACTGACGTTGCGTGTGACGCAGGGCACCAAGCCCGGCGACCTGTTTTCCATTTCCGCTCAAGGGACTGGCGCCGGTCAGATCAGTCTGGATGGAACGAAGGTGCTGTTCGGCGGCGTCAATATCGGGACCGTGTCGGGCGGAACCGGGAGTAGTGCGCTGCTGGTGAAGTTCAACATCAACGCGACGGCCGCGGCGGTGCAGGCGCTGCTGCGGAGAATTGAATTCGGGACAACCTCCCTCCCCAACGGTTGGCGGACTGTGCAGATCACGCTCAGCGATGGAGACGGGGCGATCAGCGCGGCGGTGACGAAGTCGATCAAGGTGACATAA
- a CDS encoding carboxypeptidase-like regulatory domain-containing protein, translating to MSGVVTLDGQPLANADLLFQPAAGRPSTGQTDESGRYSLTYSAKATGAKVGDHQVRITTYRPNRDPKDPGSPEAPEKLPARYHSKTELTAQVKPGKNDKPFDLTSK from the coding sequence GTGTCGGGGGTCGTTACGCTCGACGGACAGCCGTTGGCGAATGCGGACCTGCTGTTTCAACCGGCGGCAGGACGGCCCTCAACGGGCCAGACTGACGAGTCAGGCCGCTACTCGCTGACCTATTCTGCCAAGGCGACGGGCGCCAAGGTCGGCGATCATCAAGTGCGGATTACGACCTATCGCCCGAATCGAGATCCGAAAGATCCCGGCTCGCCGGAGGCGCCGGAAAAACTGCCGGCGCGTTATCACTCCAAAACGGAGCTCACGGCGCAGGTGAAACCGGGGAAGAACGACAAGCCGTTCGATTTGACGTCGAAGTGA
- a CDS encoding DUF1559 family PulG-like putative transporter, with the protein MTHSRRRWGSGFTLIELLVVIAIIAILVALLLPAVQQAREAARRSQCKNNLKQLGLAMHNYHDVHRVFPPGVIAPGCNCTTVTPGQPILNHTAFQMMLPFLDQAALYNSYDFNRASGQSKYTGGSGCSAAAPTTDQLAVVKGLVTVFRCPSDAGPVRGTQDVNPGNVFSQANGAYRTSYGLVAAKSDGSWSTTWEGDTSTTKGMWGPNGAAQMHDFLDGTSNTLALAEAPFQKKTAEAWTGPYWNAYTYTYWLDLRNMGVNRILTDTPISGVGRNGAGSAHEGGMQVLMGDGAVRFLSENADQNGVVNAIVSVRGGEITGEF; encoded by the coding sequence ATGACTCATTCACGCAGGCGATGGGGCAGCGGCTTCACGCTGATCGAACTGCTGGTGGTGATTGCGATCATCGCCATTCTGGTGGCGCTGTTGCTGCCGGCAGTCCAGCAGGCCCGAGAGGCGGCACGACGGAGCCAGTGCAAGAACAACCTGAAGCAGCTGGGTCTGGCGATGCACAACTACCATGACGTGCATCGGGTGTTTCCGCCGGGCGTCATCGCACCGGGTTGCAACTGCACGACGGTGACGCCGGGACAGCCGATTCTCAATCACACGGCTTTTCAGATGATGCTGCCATTTCTCGATCAGGCGGCGCTCTACAACTCATATGACTTCAACCGTGCGAGCGGACAATCGAAGTATACCGGTGGAAGCGGCTGCAGCGCCGCCGCCCCAACGACGGATCAACTGGCGGTCGTGAAGGGGCTGGTGACCGTGTTCCGCTGTCCTTCGGATGCGGGGCCGGTGAGGGGGACTCAAGACGTCAATCCCGGCAATGTCTTTTCGCAGGCGAATGGGGCCTATCGGACGAGTTATGGACTCGTGGCCGCCAAGAGTGATGGCTCCTGGAGCACCACCTGGGAAGGGGATACGTCGACGACAAAGGGAATGTGGGGCCCAAACGGTGCTGCCCAGATGCATGACTTTCTGGATGGCACGAGTAACACCTTGGCACTGGCAGAGGCGCCGTTTCAAAAGAAGACGGCCGAAGCGTGGACCGGCCCGTACTGGAATGCCTACACCTATACCTATTGGCTCGATCTGCGGAACATGGGGGTCAATCGCATCTTGACCGATACGCCGATCTCCGGCGTCGGACGAAACGGAGCAGGGAGCGCCCACGAAGGGGGAATGCAGGTGCTGATGGGTGATGGCGCGGTGCGTTTTCTGAGCGAGAACGCGGATCAGAACGGAGTGGTGAATGCCATCGTGTCTGTGCGGGGCGGGGAGATCACGGGGGAGTTTTAG